In Aptenodytes patagonicus chromosome 22, bAptPat1.pri.cur, whole genome shotgun sequence, one DNA window encodes the following:
- the LOC143169960 gene encoding 11-beta-hydroxysteroid dehydrogenase 1-like gives MGVLLKIFIPFLGLALAFYFYSAPENFSEEMLRGKRVIVTGASSGIGEQMAYHLARMEAHLLLTARTEAKLQKVVEQCLKLGAASAHYVSGSMEDTTFPEVVVKEAENTWGGLDMLILNHIGYTYFNYFNGDVGHIRKLLEINFLSYVAMTTSALPMLKESEGSIVVVSSMAGKTGAPFSAPYSATKFALDGFFSSLRHEFIIDKVNISVTLCILGYIDTENAVRVVSHAVRYTPAPKEECALEIIKSGALRRRELHYPSQAVGSLLLLQGIAPDFLDSLIRSNYKVENIRRT, from the exons ATGGGTGTGCTCCTGAAGATTTTCATCCCCTTCCTGGGACTGGCACtggccttttatttttattcagcacCTGAGAATTTCAGTGAAG AGATGCTCCGGGGGAAACGGGTGATCGTGACAGGAGCAAGCAGCGGCATCGGGGAGCAGATGGCGTATCACCTGGCACGCATGGAGGCCCACCTACTGCTCACGGCGCGGACGGAGGCCAAGCTGCAGAAA GTTGTGGAGCAGTGCCTCAAGCTGGGTGCCGCGTCCGCCCACTACGTGAGTGGCTCTATGGAGGACACCACGTTCCCTGAGGTGGTGGTGAAGGAGGCTGAGAACACCTGGG GAGGCCTTGATATGCTCATCCTAAATCACATCGGTTACACCTACTTCAACTACTTCAATGGGGACGTTGGGCACATACGAAAGCTCCTGGAGATCAACTTCCTCAGCTACGTGGCGATGACCACGTCTGCCCTGCCCATGCTGAAGGAGAGCGAGGGCAGCATTGTTGTTGTTTCTTCCATGGCAG GTAAAACTGGCGCCCCATTTAGTGCTCCCTATTCTGCAACTAAGTTTGCCTTAGATGGATTTTTCAGCTCCTTGCGACACGAATTCATCATAGACAAGGTCAACATCTCCGTCACACTCTGCATCCTGGGCTACATCGACACAG AGAACGCCGTGCGAGTGGTCTCGCATGCCGTACGGTACACGCCGGCACCGAAGGAGGAGTGTGCGCTGGAGATAATCAAGAGTGGGGCGCTGCGCCGGCGGGAGCTGCACTACCCATCCCAGGCGGTGGGTAGCCTGCTCCTCCTCCAGGGCATAGCCCCCGACTTCCTCGACTCCCTCATCAGGAGCAACTATAAGGTGGAAAACATCAGAAGGACATAG
- the LOC143169994 gene encoding 11-beta-hydroxysteroid dehydrogenase 1-like isoform X2, giving the protein MGWLQKILIPFLGLVLAFWFYSARENFKPEMLKGKRVIVTGASTGIGEQMAYHLARMGSHILITARTEAKLQKVVERCLELGAASAWYISGTMEDMAFAEHVVKKAETLLGGLDMLILNHVGTSYFGYFNGDVGHVRKLLEINFLSYVAMTTSALPMLKESEGSIVVVSSMAGKVGFPFTVPYSATKFALDGFFSSLRQEFSIQSVNVSITLCILGFIDTDRVAPDGAGWDGRIVRYEAWKRGSPCSCSIPSGQTHSFPGLGKSSNKLIK; this is encoded by the exons ATGGGTTGGTTGCAAAAGATTCTCATTCCCTTTTTGGGATTGGTTTTGGCCTTCTGGTTTTATTCTGCGAGGGAGAATTTCAAACCGG AGATGCTGAAAGGGAAGCGGGTGATTGTCACTGGAGCAAGCACTGGAATTGGTGAGCAGATGGCGTATCACCTGGCACGGATGGGATCCCACATTTTGATCACAGCACGGACAGAGGCCAAGCTACAGAAA GTGGTGGAgcggtgcctggagctgggggcagcctCCGCATGGTACATCAGCGGCACCATGGAGGACATGGCCTTCGCTGAGCACGTGGTGAAGAAGGCAGAGACCTTGCTGG GAGGCCTAGACATGCTGATTCTTAATCACGTCGGCACATCGTACTTTGGTTATTTCAATGGGGACGTTGGGCACGTACGAAAGCTCCTGGAGATCAACTTCCTCAGCTATGTGGCGATGACCACGTCCGCCCTGCCCATGCTGAAGGAGAGCGAGGGCAGCATCGTAGTGGTTTCATCCATGGCAG GTAAAGTCGGGTTTCCCTTTACGGTCCCCTACTCTGCAACTAAGTTTGCCTTGGATGGATTTTTCAGCTCCCTGAGGCAGGAATTCAGCATTCAGAGCGTTAACGTTTCCATCACACTCTGCATCCTTGGCTTCATTGATACGG aTCGTGTCGCCCCCGACGGGGCTGGTTGGGACGGCCGCATCGTGCGGTACGAGGCGTGGAAGAGGGGAagtccctgcagctgcagcatcccatCTGGTCAGACCCACTCCTTCCCCGGACTAGGGAAAAGTAGTAACAagctaattaaataa
- the LOC143169994 gene encoding 11-beta-hydroxysteroid dehydrogenase 1-like isoform X1, whose amino-acid sequence MGWLQKILIPFLGLVLAFWFYSARENFKPEMLKGKRVIVTGASTGIGEQMAYHLARMGSHILITARTEAKLQKVVERCLELGAASAWYISGTMEDMAFAEHVVKKAETLLGGLDMLILNHVGTSYFGYFNGDVGHVRKLLEINFLSYVAMTTSALPMLKESEGSIVVVSSMAGKVGFPFTVPYSATKFALDGFFSSLRQEFSIQSVNVSITLCILGFIDTESAVRAAADLLLVSPAPREECALEILKGAALRRRELYYRYGSTRIPLLLRDWAADLLDYLVRSRYRLDSLKRN is encoded by the exons ATGGGTTGGTTGCAAAAGATTCTCATTCCCTTTTTGGGATTGGTTTTGGCCTTCTGGTTTTATTCTGCGAGGGAGAATTTCAAACCGG AGATGCTGAAAGGGAAGCGGGTGATTGTCACTGGAGCAAGCACTGGAATTGGTGAGCAGATGGCGTATCACCTGGCACGGATGGGATCCCACATTTTGATCACAGCACGGACAGAGGCCAAGCTACAGAAA GTGGTGGAgcggtgcctggagctgggggcagcctCCGCATGGTACATCAGCGGCACCATGGAGGACATGGCCTTCGCTGAGCACGTGGTGAAGAAGGCAGAGACCTTGCTGG GAGGCCTAGACATGCTGATTCTTAATCACGTCGGCACATCGTACTTTGGTTATTTCAATGGGGACGTTGGGCACGTACGAAAGCTCCTGGAGATCAACTTCCTCAGCTATGTGGCGATGACCACGTCCGCCCTGCCCATGCTGAAGGAGAGCGAGGGCAGCATCGTAGTGGTTTCATCCATGGCAG GTAAAGTCGGGTTTCCCTTTACGGTCCCCTACTCTGCAACTAAGTTTGCCTTGGATGGATTTTTCAGCTCCCTGAGGCAGGAATTCAGCATTCAGAGCGTTAACGTTTCCATCACACTCTGCATCCTTGGCTTCATTGATACGG AGAGCGCGGTGCGCGCCGCCGCCGACCTGCTGCTGGTGTCGCCGGCGCCGCGGGAGGAGTGCGCGCTGGAGATCCTGAAGGGGGCGGCGCTGCGCCGGCGGGAGCTCTACTACCGGTACGGCTCCACCAGGATCCCCCTCCTGCTGCGGGACTGGGCCGCCGACCTCCTGGACTACCTGGTCAGGAGCCGCTACCGGCTGGACAGCCTGAAGAGGAACtag